The genomic interval TGATAGCTAGCTACTTTGTTCGTTGTGATAAGATTTATGTGACTTCATACAAATATTTTGGGACATCAGGTAGCTATTATttctaatttgattaattgaagttttacttttgtgtttatcaaataagtGTAAAGTTATCTTTTTGCCACGTGTAAATGATGCTGGAGCCTAAGATGTCGGGGAAACGTGGCGGTGAATTTCAGTTGATGGAGCTAATTTGGAGGAGTCAATATCTGTCAACACATTTAAAGGTAAagtttaatttcaaaacattAAAAAGAGGCAAGTTTGGGATTGAGTTGTTACAaaagttattaatattaattattactgtGTAAATGTTTGATAAACATATTAGCTGTTAagttaattatgtaaatatgaCAGCTCAAAATATTCCGAAATTGTTTTGCTCTTTATATTCATATCATCTTGCTAAaactttattatcatttaacaGTAATTAACGACGAGCACCATTGAACTTTATTATATCTAGACACAATATGTATAAAGCTAGAGTGGTTGTGCGACTCAAGATCCAATTGAAGTCAaaggtttcattttataaGATTCATTATGTCTCCTCATGAATCATGACCAAGTAcataattcttcttttttagttaCAATTTTTGTATTGTCATGATTACTAGAAAGAaaagtgaagaaaaatatattaagacTTGTTGAAATCTTAAGATAATCATTTTTACTCTCGGCGATTATAAAAGTCAAATTTTGGGACTATTAATTTTGGGATTAAGCCAATTGAATTAGATTTTGAACACCCTGCTCATTTTCTTAAGCATATTTTGGGACTATTCTAAGTACGGAAACTGCTCCAAAGTCATCCTAATCACATAGGGCTGAGCCCAGCCGGTCAGTAGATGCGGAAACTATATAGAGTGGTCAAAAAGCACCCATCAGCCAAAATTTCAACGTGTTAATAAACCATGCTTAGGGCTGTCACTTGTGTGACATGCATAAATCCGCATTTTCGCAGTTTCTTTTCACTAATTTCAGTCTTTGCCATCTGTTTCCCGCTCTTGCTCTTTGCCCCACAAGTGCTAGCCTAATCCTTGACTCTAACTCTTCCCCATCATCTATCGTatctcttaaaattttcatttttctttttccaaatggCAAATcgcttctttcttttcgtctctataaaaatccaaaactataacaaaattttaaatatcgCACAATGGCTGCGGCTAAATCACTAGTAGTGCTGATAATGCTGTCTGCTTTATTATCTAACTCTTTTGTGTTAGTTTTACCAGCTAGTAATTTTTATCAAGATTTTGACATCATATGGGGAATTGACAAGGTCAGGATTCGCAACGATGGAGAAGTCCTCAATCTTTACCTTGGCAAAGACACAGGCTCAGGTTTCCAGTCCAAGAATGAGTATCTATTTGGCAAAATTGACATGCAATTCAAGCTTGTCCCAGGCAACTCTGCTGGCACTGTCACATCTTACTATGTAAGGCGTAAGCTGCCAGTGATCTTGCACGAAaatgtttttctctttaagagtaagcttatttttaattctgtgTTATAGTTGTCATCACAAGGATCAACATGGGATGAGATAGACTTTGAGTTCTTGGGAAATCTCAGTGGCGATCCTTATATTTTTCACACAAATGTAATCACACAAGGCAAAGGTGACAGAGAGCAGCAATTTTATCCCTGGTTTGATCCCACTTCAGATTTTCACACATATTCCATTCTCTGGAATCCCAAAACCATCGTGTAAGAATTTCAATCCACTAATCATCTCTTGTTGAAAACAAGCAACAATTCAAGTCACTAATTAatcctcttcttttttttattagacgtgtctcttttttttggtttaatacTTCATATATTCTTTGGGCTCTTTTGGGTTAAAAAGGCTCTCtaacatttttgtttaaaaacgTTTTCAGATTCTATGTCGATGGCACACCGATTAGAGAGTTCAAGAACTTGGAGTCAATCAACATTCCTTACCCAAAAAACCAACCAATGAGAATACACTCGAGTCTCTGGAACGCTGATGACTGGGCAACAAGAGGCGGTCTTGTCAAAACAGATTGGACAAAAGCTCCATTTACAGCTTCTTGTAGAAACTTTAATGCCAAAACTTGCATTCGTTACCCAGCAGGTCCAATCATTTCTGCGCCTTGCCCTTCGAATTCTTCATCCTCTGCATGGATGAAGATCGATGAGCTTGATGAAACAAGCAGAGAGAAACTCAAGTGGGTGCAGAAGAATTACatgatttataattattgtacAGACACAAAGCGCTTCCCAAAAGGGCTTCCTCTTGAGTGTGCTGTGGCCACGAGTGCTTACGTAGATTCCGCGCGagtataaacatatatataatgacaatactttatatcataaatttgCTATAGTTATACATTACTGCGATGTTTACTTATGTTTACTTTCTTGATTGGAGAATCGAAATTATTAATAGCATTTACTTTACAAAATAAGCATCAAAATGAAAGACTAAAATAAGCATGAAAATGCGAGACTAATTCTCAACGATCGATTTTTGGGAATAAAAAATCTGTTCCCATTGAAATTTTAACATTCTGAAAATACCTTCtgttaagcaaataaaagcaCCAGGTCGGCCATGCTACTATTTCCACCCCGGCATGAATCACCTCAGCCAAATGGTACGAGCAGAACAGGGGGTAACATGAGCTGATCAGAGACGAATACCGACCAGAGTTGTATACCGAGCCGGTACCCGTCCCCCAAAAAGCGGAAATACGATCCCACAGAATCGCGGTAGTTGcgcttttcccagaaccgtTGTGGGAGATGcgagatcccacgtttgcccacaatGTAGCAGTTAAAATCCCATAAGGGGCTGCCACTACCCGAAAAAGGTGAGATGAATGGCAAACGGAAACGTGGGGACAacggctataaaagaagaagaaatcggtgaagaaaggggaaaaaaagagagagagggaaaacgctgccaaattgcaacTAGGCCATTtccttacaaatttttaataagctCCTGGAATCCAAATTACACTGTTTTCCtgtaaacaccttgtgctaacttaggcatcggagggtttacgccggtaaaaccaccggcgtctctgatccatTTTTAGTGAGTGCAGGTCTATTGAGAGAAAGAAGGACGATTCCAATCCTAGTGAACAAGCAACAGTAGATAACACaaacgttggtgaaagaatctggtcggtcaagaggcgagcagatttcagcatcaacattttggcaccgtctgtggggagc from Citrus sinensis cultivar Valencia sweet orange chromosome 9, DVS_A1.0, whole genome shotgun sequence carries:
- the LOC102630438 gene encoding xyloglucan endotransglucosylase protein 1-like, which codes for MAAAKSLVVLIMLSALLSNSFVLVLPASNFYQDFDIIWGIDKVRIRNDGEVLNLYLGKDTGSGFQSKNEYLFGKIDMQFKLVPGNSAGTVTSYYLSSQGSTWDEIDFEFLGNLSGDPYIFHTNVITQGKGDREQQFYPWFDPTSDFHTYSILWNPKTIVFYVDGTPIREFKNLESINIPYPKNQPMRIHSSLWNADDWATRGGLVKTDWTKAPFTASCRNFNAKTCIRYPAGPIISAPCPSNSSSSAWMKIDELDETSREKLKWVQKNYMIYNYCTDTKRFPKGLPLECAVATSAYVDSARV